Proteins from one Scylla paramamosain isolate STU-SP2022 chromosome 3, ASM3559412v1, whole genome shotgun sequence genomic window:
- the LOC135116279 gene encoding histidine-rich protein PFHRP-II-like, translating into MADIICTHYHEAHHLAHLLSHSSADHQAALHTHAYLHPHHAHETAQTPHEANLQTHHAHETTQAHHKANLQTHHAHETTQAHHEANLQTHHAHETTQAHHEANLQTYHAYETTQAHHKANLQTHHAHETTQAHHKANQQTHHAHETDQTHHEAALHTSHANSDFTSYLSNSDKHLAKYWVSSLWEGEEGGRQRLWVSD; encoded by the coding sequence ATGGCCGACATCATTTGTACCCACTACCACGAAGCCCACCACCTGGCCCACTTACTATCCCACTCTTCCGCCGATCACCAGGCCGCCCTACACACCCATGCCTACCTACATCCCCATCATGCCCACGAGACCGCCCAGACCCCCCACGAGGCCAACTTACAGACCCATCATGCCCACGAGACCACCCAGGCCCACCACAAGGCCAACCTACAGACCCATCATGCCCACGAGACCACCCAGGCCCACCACGAGGCCAACCTACAGACCCATCATGCCCACGAGACCACCCAGGCCCACCACGAGGCCAACCTACAGACCTATCATGCCTACGAGACCACCCAGGCCCACCACAAGGCCAACCTACAGACCCATCATGCCCACGAGACCACCCAGGCCCACCACAAGGCCAACCAACAGACCCATCATGCCCACGAGACCGACCAGACCCACCACGAGGCCGCCCTACACACCAGTCATGCCAACAGTGACTTCACATCCTACCTTTCCAACAGTGACAAACACCTAGCGAAATACTGGGTAAGCTCCTtgtgggagggggaagagggaggaaggcagcgGCTGTGGGTGAGTGACTAA